Part of the Bacteroidales bacterium genome, GGCTTTATTATAATCAATTAACTATCGGTCCACGTGCTGCTTGGCATATGCAGATGGACTTCTTGGAACAAACTAATTTTGATTTGTATGCCGGACTTGGTGTAGGTTTAAGAGTGTATAAAGTTTATAATGGAGTAACTTTTAATTTAGATTCAAAACTTGGGGCTTATATATCTACTTTTATTGGTGGAAGAATGATGCTTGATGATGATTTTGGAGTTTTTGCTGAATTAGGTGGCGGTGGTATTGCCGTAACAAAAGCAGGGATAATACTTCGTTTATAATTCTTTCACTTGGAAAAAATCAGCTGCAATACCATCAGCAAAAAATAAACCTTTTTCGCTTAATCTATAATGCGTTTCGCTTTTTAAAAGTTGTCCGCTTTCAATATATTTTTGCGTTTGCTGATTAAGATTATCTAACCAAACCTTCTCAAAATGTTGTTCTAAATAATTAATTTCAACACCCCATTTTGTGCGTAAACCCGTCATTATAATTTCGTTCCACTCGTCCGATTTGCTCAATATTTCGGTTTCGGAAGGAAGTAAACCATTATTTACTGAATCCATATAAGGTTTTAGTTGAGCTATATTCCAAGATCGCGACAGTAAATTAAAAGAATGAGCTGAAGGACCGATACCGAGATATTTTTTTCGCCTCCAATAATTGGTATTATGAAGGGCATATTTTTGATTAAATGCAAAATTGGAAATCTCGTATTGTTCTAAATTATTTTCCTTGGCAAAAGCAAGCAAAAGTTTAAAATGCTCTTCACCTTGTACATCAGTGGGCGGTGCATATTTCCCTTTTTTAATTAAGATATCGTAAGCCGTATTTTCTTCGCGTGTAAGATTATAAGCCGAAAGGTGTTCAATTTGTAAAGCTTTAAATTGACGTAAATTTTCTTGCCAGCTTGCTGTTGTTGCTATCGGAATACCATAAATTAAATCTAAGCTTATAGAAGAAAAGCCTGTATCCTGAGCTCTTTTTAAGGCACTTTTGGCCTCTTTTCCCGTATGCAAGCGATTGAGATAAAATAGCTCTTTATCATTAAAACTTTGCACCCCAATACTAAGTCTGTTTACCGCTGTTTTGCCAAGCATTTGTAAATAGGCTTTGCTTAAATCATCAGTATTGGCTTCAAAAGTAATTTCGGCTTTTTTCCCAACGGAAAAGGTTTTGTATATTTTCTCAAAAATGGAGTTCAATTCCTTTTCGTTTAAAAGGCTGGGTGTTCCACCGCCAAAATAAATACTGTCCAGATTTTCACCTTGCAAATAGTCTTTTTGTAATTCAATTTCTTGAAGCAAAGCCTCTATGAGTTGAGGTTTAAACTTCACACTGGCTAAAGAATAGAAATTACAATAGTGGCATTTTTGTTTACAAAAAGGAATATGTAGATAGAGTCCGGCCATAATTTTAAACAAAATTAGGTCTTTATTTTTTTATAACTACACTGTAATTTTTAAAATTTACTACATTTGATAAATCAAAATCCCTAAAAACCCACCCTATGAAACTTTTTAAAAAAATCCTTTTTAGTATTTTATTATTTCTAATTGTTGTAGCTGTTGGTGCATATATTTATATTAATAATTTATCTTCTAAGGCTATACCTGATTACAATCAAACTGTTGAACTTAAGGGGCTTACCGATGATGTTCAAGTTTATCGTGATTCATTGGCAATTCCTCATATTTACGCTAAGAATGAAAGCGATTTATTCAGAACTGTAGGCTTTGTTATGGCAGAAGATAGGATGTGGCAAATGGATTTATTACGTCGTGTAACTCAAGGTCGATTAGCCGAAATATTTGGTGAGGATTTAATAAAAACCGACTTATTCCTTCGTGCCTTGCGCATACCGGAAAAATCGAAAATGATGTTTGACGATATTACGCCTGAACAAAGAGCTGCCTTAGAAGCTTATGCCGATGGTGTAAATCAATATATAGAGCAATATGCAGATAAACTACCTTTGGAATTTAATGTTTTAGGTTATAAACCGGATCCTTGGAAACCGGAACATTCGCTTAATGTAACAGGATATATGGCTTGGGATTTAGCGGGAAGTGCTTATAATGCAGAAATAACTTTATATAAAATTATTCAATCTATCGGAATAGAAAAGGCAGAAGGTCTTGTTCCTAATATTGCAGAAAGAGGCGTTGTGGTTTATCCCGATTTTAAAATAAACCCGGCTTTATTGGAATTAAAAAACAGTCTAATGGCCGAATCCGAAACCGTCGAAAAATTAGGAGTGCAAATTTTTAACGGAAGTAATAATTGGGCTGTTTCCGGTAAAAAATCAACAACAGGAATGCCAATAATGTCGAACGATATGCACCTTGGACTGAATGCACCGGGCATTTGGTATCAAATGCATGCTGTTGTAGAAGGAGGATATAACGCTAGTGGTGTGGC contains:
- the hemW gene encoding radical SAM family heme chaperone HemW, encoding MAGLYLHIPFCKQKCHYCNFYSLASVKFKPQLIEALLQEIELQKDYLQGENLDSIYFGGGTPSLLNEKELNSIFEKIYKTFSVGKKAEITFEANTDDLSKAYLQMLGKTAVNRLSIGVQSFNDKELFYLNRLHTGKEAKSALKRAQDTGFSSISLDLIYGIPIATTASWQENLRQFKALQIEHLSAYNLTREENTAYDILIKKGKYAPPTDVQGEEHFKLLLAFAKENNLEQYEISNFAFNQKYALHNTNYWRRKKYLGIGPSAHSFNLLSRSWNIAQLKPYMDSVNNGLLPSETEILSKSDEWNEIIMTGLRTKWGVEINYLEQHFEKVWLDNLNQQTQKYIESGQLLKSETHYRLSEKGLFFADGIAADFFQVKEL